TTTGGATTCCAGCACAAAATACTTACCGTGAAATCTCAAGCTGTTCAAACACAGAAGATTTCCAAGCTCGTCGTGCCCAAATCCGTTACCGTGATGAAGCCGATGGTAAGGTTAAACTTCTCCACACCTTGAATGGTTCTGGACTTGCTGTTGGACGTACCGTCGCTGCTATTCTTGAAAACTATCAAAACGAAGATGGTTCTGTTACTATTCCTGAAGTCCTTCGTCCATATATGGGTGGAGCTGAAGTTATCAAACCATAAAATAAACAAGAGGAAGCATAACTTCCTCTTTTGCATTTCATGTAAAAAAACAGGTAGAAAATCTTTCATCTCTACCTGTTATTTTTATATTCTCTAGTAACCACCCATCATTGATGGATCCATAGCTGGAGCTGTTGCTACAGGTTCTGGTTTATTAGCCACAACTGCTTCTGTTGTCAAGATAAGACTTGCTACTGATGCTGCGTTTTGAAGGGCTGAACGGCTAACCTTAACAGGATCGATGATTCCCGCTTCAATCATGTTAACCCATTCACCTGTCGCAGCGTTGAAGCCTGTTCCAAGCTCTGCATTTTTCAAACGATCAATAACAATTGAACCTTCATAACCTGCGTTGTGGGCAATTTGACGTACAGGCTCTTCTAAGGCACGAAGAACAATATTGCGACCTGTTGCTTCATCGCCTTCTAATTCCAAGGCAGCGACAGCTGAGATGACATTAACAAGGGCAGTACCACCACCTGCAACGATACCTTCTTCAACAGCTGCACGAGTCGCGTTAAGAGCATCTTCGATACGGAGTTTCATTTCTTTCAACTCAGTTTCAGTTGCAGCACCAACCTTGATAACTGCGACACCACCTGACAATTTAGCTAAGCGCTCTTGAAGTTTTTCACGGTCAAATTCTGATGTTGTTGTTTCAATTTGAGACTTGATGACAGCGACACGGTTAGCAATTGCTTCAGGATTACCTGCGCCTTCTACAATAACAGTGCTATCCTTATCTACAGTCACTCTCGCTGCTTGACCAAGCGCTTCGATGGTAGCATCTTTCAACTCAAGACCAAGATCTTCTGTGATAACAGTTCCGCCTGTCAAAATCGCGATGTCTTCTAACATAGCCTTACGACGGTCACCGAATCCAGGGGCCTTAACAGCAACGACGTTAAAAGTTCCACGAATCTTGTTCAAGACAAGAGTTGGAAGAGCTTCACCGTCAACGTCATCTGCAATAATCAAGAGCGGACGGCTACTTTGAAGAATACTTTCTAGAAGTGGCAAAATTTCTTGGATGTTTGAGATTTTCTTATCAGTGATTAAAATGTATGGATTTTCAAGGTCTGCAACCATTTTTTCATTGTCAGTGACCATGTACTGTGATAGATAACCACGATCGAATTGCATTCCTTCTACAACTTCAAGCTCTGTTTCCATACCACGTGATTCTTCAATAGTGATAACTCCATCTTTACCAACTTTTTCCATGGCTTCAGAGATGTATTCACCCACTTTTTCAGAGCGAGAGGATACGGCAGCGACTTGTGCGATTGCTTCCTTGCTTGATACTGGAATGGCATTGTTCTTCAAGGCTTCTACAGCAGTTGCAACTGCTGCTTCAATCCCACGACGGATACCGATTGGATTTGCTCCTGCTGTAACGTTCTTGATTCCTTCACGAACGATGGCTTGGGTCAAGACAGTTGCAGTGGTTGTCCCGTCACCCGCAATATCGTTGGTTTTAGAAGCTACTTCTGATACCAATTTGGCACCCATATTTTCAAAATGGTCTTCTAGTTCAATTTCTTTAGCGATTGTCACCCCATCATTGGTAATCAATGGTGAACCAAATGATTTTTCAAGAACAACGTTACGGCCTTTAGGTCCCAAGGTCACTTTAACAGTATCAGCTAGGATATCAACGCCACGGACCATTGCTGAGCGTGCATCAGATGAAAATTTAATCTCTTTTGACATACTTATTTCCTCCTATTATTCTTCCACAATTGCTAAGATGTTAGCCTCACCAACGATGATATATTTTTCATCACCATCTTTGACATCAATACCTACATGAGCTTCAACTAAAACTTGATCTCCAACTTTTACACTTGGAGCAACAAGTTCACCACTCAAGGTGCGAACACCTTGTCCAATAGCTACTACTTTAGCTGTTTTTGTTTTTTCTTGGGCTGATCCTGCAAGGACAAAGCCACCAACTGTTTGTTCTTTTTCTTCAATTTTCAAGACCACGCGGTCTCCTAATGGTTTCAACATCTGCTTTCCTCCATAAGATAATCATATTATTAGCACTCTTTGTATACGAGTGCTAAACCATAGTTCTATTGTATCACTTAGTCAGAAATAGTCAAGAAAAAAACACCTCAAAAATGAAAGAGATGTTCCTTTAATATTAATTGAGAATCGTCAACTTTTGATTGAAATCATCGATAACCTTTTGGAGATTGATCCGCCCGCGGTAGATACCATATCCAAAAACCACCATTCCTAATATTCCAATCAAGGCAAGTAAAATTCCGAAAATTAAGAGTGGGAGGAAGGTTTTATGAAAAAGATAAATCAATACCACACCAATACTAGCAGTGATAAAGAGCAAACTGAACCAACGACCCAAATTTTCAAGCATGTGGCGTTGATACTTAATTTCTGTTTCATATCCATTAACAAGTTCTTGTTTTGTAACCATGAAAATCCTCCTGATAAAAATTGAGAATGAAGTGTAAGAGAAGGAGATTAGTCTACTTCATTCTCAAAATTTTTACTAGTAAATATTGGGTTCTCTTGACCTTAGTAATTAAGATGTGGGTCAAAGATACCTAGAGCAACACCAATTAAGGCAACAACAACTAGAATTAACATGACTTTGTTTGGTGAAACTTTTTTCTTAGACATCAACCACCAGCAAATAGTGATGAAGGTTGCTGTCAAGAGACCTGGATAAACACCATCAATCTTTTCTTGAATTTTAAGGAAGGCTTCTCCGTTAGCATTTTTGAATTCGAGTGCTGTTGTAACAGAGACCCAAGTCGCTGCTACGGCACCAATAACCATACCACCGACAACGCTGATTGCTTTACGAAGAGCTTGTCCTTTTGGTCCTACTAGGAATTCAACGGCTTTATCCCCTAATTGATATCCTTTGAAGAAGGCAAAGCGCATACCAAAGTAGACTAGGAAGTTCCATACGACGATGTAGAAGATAGCACCAGCGACGTTACCACCTTTAGAAAGACCAAGTGCAATCCCCAAAAGAACTGGAATCAAGGTACCAACGATCAAAGAGTCACCAATACCAGCGATTGGTCCCATCAAACCGGCACGCATCCCATTGATGGTTTCACCATCTACTGCATCTCCATTTGCACGTGCTTCTTCCAAACCAGCTGTAATCCCTACAACAAGAGATCCAAGTTGCGGTTCAGTATTGAAGAAAGCAGTATAGGTTTGCATAGCATCTTTTTGTTCTTCTTTTGTATCATACATTTCTTCTACGATTGGAAGCATAGAAGTCAAGTACCCAAAGGTTTGCATGTGTTCTTGAGAGAAACAAGTCAAATGACCATAATACCAATGATGAAATGCTTTTGCTAATGTTTTCTTTGAAATTTTCTTTCTATCAGCCATTTTAAATATCCTCCTCATCATCGTCTACGTAAACAGCCCCAGCTGGAACAGCTTTCATAGATTTGATTACTTCAAGTTCATAGTAGATTACTGCAAAGATTAATGAAACAACCGCACTCGCTACCAAGTTCAAGCCGAGAGATTTAGCCAAGGTAAATCCAACAAAGAATGGAATGAAGTCAGTTGCTTTTGTAACAATTTGTTTCAACAAGATAGCAATACCGACACATGGGAGAAGGGCTCCGACTGTAAAGAGAGCTTTCATCCAGAAACCATCCATAGGAAGGTAAAGTTTCATCAAATCAACCATGTTTTCACCATATTTGGTGATAATCATAGTTGGAAGGAAAGAGAAGAGGAAGTGAGAGATCCATGGGTAAACCCAGTCAACTGCGTAGAGTTTTTTGAAGTTTCCTTCTTCAACAGCCTTCCAACCAATGTGTTGCCAAAGTAAGTTCATTGTAGCTGTACCGTAGAAAAGAACAGTACCGATTGTCCCAACGGCTGCACCGATTGGGGCTGCAGCTGCCGCAATTCCAGCTTCGTCTGTGATGTGATTTGCATGCACAAACAAGATAGCAAGAGGAACACCAATATAAGAAATAGCACGAACGTCGGCAGATACGGTTCCACCAGGTGTTACCAAGGCGATATAAACGACTTGAAGGGCAACCCCGACCATAATACCGGTTGTCACATCTCCAAGAATTAAACCTGAAATCAACCCACCGATCAAGGGACGACCGAGTGTATAGTTCCCGATACTGGAACCTCCCATACCAGGCATTGAAGACAAGCTGGCGAAAACTGCAAGCAAGATTGCTTGAATCCATGAAATTGTCATAACAAACGCTCCTTTTTGTTTGTAAATTTATTTACCTAATTAATAAAATTGTTAGGTTTAAAAACCAAATTTAGATTTGAAATCATCCCAGTAACCAATCGAAACATCAGGCAACAACTGGAATTTCACCTTATAGCCTGCTGCTTGAATGGCTTGGAAGGCTTCTGCTTCTTCCTGTGTGATGGATTGGTTATTACCCAATTTCACTGCACCAGGTCGATCATTTGCAGGGCCAACGATGATTTCTTTAACATCTCCTGGGACAAAACCTTGATCCACCAAAATTTCCTTCATATCGATTGGGTTTTTGGTAATCAAGAAATACCGACTGTCAGATTCCGTTACTTTTGCTGACTTTTCTTTAAAGGCTTCTTTTGTCCATACAAAGGTTTTCTTGTCTGATGCTCCTTTGTAAGCTTGGATCAAAACCTTGTTTGATGCTGCTGCATCGTTTACGGCAATCAAACCATCACATGGTTTTTCTTTTGCCCAGCGTGTGACTGTTTGACCGTGAATCATGCGGTCATCAATCCGTACAAATGTTACTACCATAAGGTACCTCCCTATTAAATATCGTCATCATCTTCTTCAGCACTAGTGGCTGAAACTTCAAAAGGTTGTAGTGCAGATTGTGCTTCTGATAAGATAGTTGCTGACAAATCGTCTCCATCCAACACATCCTTCATCACAACTGCTGTCAAGGCCATGGTGAGGTTCATCCCACCAAGGATTAAAGCTCCATCTAGCTTTCCAGCTTCTTCTAGGACAGTGGCTGCCGTGGTTAATGGACTACCACCTACAATATCTGCCAAGACCAGCACAGAATCATCTGCTGTCAATTCTGAAATGCTCTCTCTAAAATCAACTGCAAAGTCATCAACGGATTTTCCTTCTTTAAGTCCAACTGCGATGACCTGATTCATCTTGTCACCAGCAAACATAGCTAGCGATGTTTTTAGCCCTTCTGCCAATCCTCCATGACTGACTAAAATGAGGTATTTCATTTTACTACGCCTCCTTTATTTGACTCTATTGTAGATTATTTGAAAACGTTTTTACATTGTCAAATGTCACATTATAAACATGACATTTAGCAATAAAAAAATGACATCTGTCACTTGATACAATGTCATCTTTTTTTCTTAAAATTCTACCTGAAGACTACTTTCAATCTCCCTTTGAATTTGCGGCAAGCGGTTCTCAACATCTTGATCGCGCAAGGCATTGCCAATCAAGTAGTCTAGCTTTTCTAACACCTCTTTTGAGACATTTTTTGGACTACTTTCAACAGCTTGTTCCATAATCCGGTTCAAGGTCTGATTGGTTAAGGAATCTACCCCAAAATCATCCACTTGCAGAAGATCTTTACTAGAACGACTCTTGACTACATCAGGCATGACAGAAATCCCTTGAGATTCAGCAAAAAGAGTTTGTTGGATTTCTGGATCCTCTGTCAACACTTGCATCAACTCCCAAGCCAACTTTGAATGAGGAGTCCGAGCAGACATGGCAAAAGAAGTCGTCGTAACCAAGGTCGCCTTGGTGGTTTTTGACTTAGCAGGCATAGGAATACAGGTCCAGGTGAAGTTTGAATATTTGGAAACATGATAGGGATAAGGTTTATAAGTCCTATATTGAGCCAAAGTCATGGGGTAAAATGCTACTTTCCCCTGGTCAAAATCTTTGGAACTCACCTTATAATTTTTATTTAACTCTTCCAATTTTTGCAGAAAAGTCAAAGATTCTTTGACTTCTGGAGCTGTGAGCTTGAGCATCCCTCCTTGAAAGAGACTGCCTCCATTTGCTGCCAAAGCTTCTTTCCAGGTGTATTCTGTACTCCCAAATTGGTCCAATTGCCCATCTCCATTGGTATCTTTGGTTAGTTCCTTACAAATCTCATAAAATTCTTCAAGACTCCAACCTTCTTTGGGAACCTCAATACCTTCCTTATCCAGCAAATCATTATTGACACACATTAAAATAGGATTGCTTTCGTAAGGTAAAGCATAGGGTTGTCCCTGATAGACACAGGATTCAAATGCAGCAGTATAAAAAGTAGCCTGATCTTTTTGACTCATATAACCATTCAAATTTTCTAAAACGCCTCGCGCTGCCAATAAAGAAATATCTTGTTCAGAGACCATAAAGACATCCGGTGTCTTTCCTGAAACAATTTTTTCTGAGAGCCAGTTTGAATATTCAGACTGTGGAATTCCATTTTCATATTCCACACGGACATTGGGATGGGACTTTTCAAATTTTTCAATTGCTCGATCTAAAGCATGCGAACGTTGACTGGTTGGTACATCCCAACTAGAACCTGCATAAACTCCTATATGAAGTACGGTTGGTTGCTGTTTCCACCAATAAACCCCCGCACTTACACAGAGCATAATAAGGAGTCCAACCCCAAAATAAAGATGCTTTCGCTTTAATTTCATTCCGTATTTCCTTTTGAAAAATCGCGTCTGGTCACTCCTGTTTGGACTGACCAAATCGCTAATTGTGTTCGATCCCGTAGGTTTAATTTTGCCAAAATCGTTGATAAGTAATTGCGCACGGTTCCTTCTGACAAGAAAAGTTTGGCGGCAATTTCTTTGTTTGACTCGCCATAACCAATTTCTTGAATAATTCGCCATTCCGTAGTGCTTAAATCTTTGACATTATCTTCATCCACAGTAATAGAAAAGTTGGATTTAGCCATCTGTGAAAAAATTTGAAAGACTTTGCTAGCGATATTAGGGTTAATCATAGCTCCACCCTGATACACCACCTTAATAGCTTCGTAGAGCTCGTCTGTCGAGGTCCCTTTTAAGAGATATCCTGAAGCACCATATTTGAGCGCACTATAGATAAATTCATCATCATCAAAGGTCGTTAAAATAATAATTTTGATATCCGGATAATGCTCTTTTACTTCTTTTGTAGCCAAAACTCCATCCATACCTGGCATCCGAATATCCATCAAAATTAAATCAGGATGAGTTTGTGGGATGCTCGACAAGACATGATTCCCATCTTCTACTGTTGCTACCACTTCGATATCGGAGTGAGCTGACAAAATAATTTTCAGAGATTCTCGAATCAAAGACTGGTCATCTGCCACCATTACTTTTATCACCATCTCTTATCTCCCTTCTTTTTATTTCGGTAAACTGACTCGTGTGAAAAATCCATCGCGACTTTCAAATTGGAGCTGTCCTCCTAGGATAGAAATACGCTCCATCATCTGCTTGAGCCCATATCCATAGGTCAAGGTTTCAAACCCAACTCCATTGTCCTGCAATTCTATTATGTAATCTGCTTCATCCTCAAAAAAATGAAGTTCCATTAGACTAGCATGGCCGTGACGAACCGCATTGGTCATAGATTCTTGAATCACACGAAAAATCGTATCTTCAATCATGACGTCCATATCGACATCAACCCATTCATAGATTAAATCAACCTGTAAATTTGAAAGATTCTGATACTCATGAATCATCTTTTCTAAAGCATCTTTGAGAGTTCGTCCCTCAAGAGCTCCTGGCCGAAGGCGATTGAGAGAGCCTCTCACATCTTGAATCCCTTCGCGGACGACTTCTGACACATTTTTCACCTGTTCTTTTGCCCGATTAGGATCGATATCAATCAAGACTCCAACTGCATCTAAACCAGCTGAGATTCCTGTTAATACATGCCCCAAGGTATCGTGAATCTCACGAGCAATCCGCTTACGCTCCCGATCCTCTGCAATTTTCTCAGATAAGGCCATATAGTTGTTCAACTCCGTATTAACTTTGGATACCATGGCCAATTCCTCTTCCACTTCGTGGTTCTCCGCAAGGACATTCATAATATAAAACAAAAGCGAAATAATGAAGAACACCAAATTTGAGGCATAGAGAGAATTCTTCAGAAAAAAGGCCAAAATTCGGAGGGAGGACGGATAAAACTGAATATACGTATCCAAGGACGGAATCGGAAAGAAAAGTGAAAAGACGTCTGAGTTGGTCACAAGAAGCATCAGGAAACTCACTAGTATAAACGCAAACCAATACTTGCGGTCTCGTTTAGTATTCAACTCTTTAGAACCATAGAAAATATCCGCAAAAACCAAGAGAATAATCCCATTATAAGCTATATTTTGAACCCACATCAAGAGCAACATCAGGAGAATCTCTAGAATATTTCGTTTATCAAAGATAGACCATCGGCTCGTTTGAGGACGATAACGACTCATTGATATTAAGGCAATCCCAGCAAATAAGATTGCTGACAAGCAAAAAGTCGTAGATGGAGCAAAAGGAATACGCTCTAGGCGCTCCAATAATAGAGAGGCTTGGCGTTGAGCGATGATATAGTTGGTTGCTTGAAGATAGATGATGCTGTTGAGCATAACAGCAATAAAATTCACGACCATAAGAATGGCCAAACTGTATCGAACACCTCTAAACTTTCTCATTACTGCCACCCATTCACATCAAACTGATCAATGTTTTCCTTTGTCATCATTTCAACTGGAATGGTCACCTCTTTGGTATAGCTCTTCCCTTCAGAAATATCTTGGATAACTTCCATAACACGGTCTCCCATCTTCAAGGGAGATTGAGCAACGGTTCCCACTACATCATCCGTCGAGTGCAACAAGGATTTCATATCTGGTGAGCCATCGATTCCATAAATTGCAATGGACTGGCTATTTCCTTGCTCCTTAATTGCAGCTAAAGCTCCTATAGCCGAGCGGTCATTTAAGGCAACCAAGGTATCAATTTCAACCCCTGATTGTAAAAAATTCTGGACAGCCGGCATGGCGATCTCCGTTTGCCCCTTGGTTTCTAGTTCCGATACAATCTGATAAGAACTGTGCCCCTCTATAGTGTCTTTAAACCCCTGAATCCGCGTATCTGCTGAAACAGTCCCCTTATGCTCCAAAAGGAGGACCCGAGCGCTAGAGGAACGTTTCATCAGCTCTTTAGCAATCAATACTCCCGCTTGGTAGTTATCAGATACAATACTTGCATCGGGCTTAAAATTTTTCAGTTGGGTATCGACTGCAATGATTTTAATTCCTTGTTTTCTAGCTTTTTCAAGAGCAGTTAAAATGGACTGGCTATCCCCCTTGACCGGATTGATCACAATCACATCAACTTTTTGAGCACAAAAATCATCAATCTGCTGGCTCTGCCTTTCTTCATCCAATTCTGGATCTCGGACGCAAACAAGAGCTCCTCTTTCATCGGAAATTCGACTAATTTCCGAATGAATACTTTTATAGAACTCATTGTTCATGGTCATATAGGTTACACCAATTTTAGTCTGATCCTTGATGCCACTTGTTTGACAACGGCCAAAAATCCAAAAGAGAATACAGACCACTGGAATCATCAGTAATATACGCTTTATCAGCCATTTCAACAATTCTTTTTTCTCTTTATTTTCCTTCAAATTTTATTCCTTTTCTGAAAATTTTGAATATATATTACTTTATTCTACTACTTTTTCAAAAAAAGTGCTTGATTTTATTGTACAAGTACATTTATTTGACCTATCTTAAGAAGTAATTTCCGAACAATATAACTAGAAATAATAGAAAAAGCCGGTCTATAAACGAACCAGCTTTTTCTATAATCAATCCTAGAAAGGAAGTTCCTCCTCTTCCAAGACCAAATCTGCTAAGTCTTGACCTGCATTATTTTCACGCATAGCACGTTGAGCACGACTTTCCAAAAGTTGAAATCCAGTACAGAGAACCTCTGTCACGTAGTTGCTCTGACCATTCTTCTCAAACTTACGGGTACGGAGCTCCCCATCTACAGAAATGAGACTGCCTTTAGTCGCGTAGCTAGCTAAGGTTTCAGCCAATTTCCCCCAGACAACAATATTGATGAAGTCAGCTTCACGTTCCCCGTTTTGATCCTTGAAACGACGGTTAATGGCAATGGTCGCACGAGCAACTGACTTGTCATTGTTGGTTTTGTGCAATTCTGGTGTAGACGTCAAGCGTCCAATCATGATAACTTTATTATACATTTTTCATCCTCCTACTTAATAATTCGGAAGAATACAAAAAAAGTTACAAGATTTGTAACTTTTTTAAATAGTATTAATCTCTATGAATCGTAAACCCAGTAGCTTGTTGATTAGCCATGATTGTCATATCTGTGATTTGTACTCGTCGTGGTTGACTGGTAACATAAACCACTGCATCAGCGATATCTTGTGCCTGTAAGGCTTCAAGCCCCTGGTAAACAGTCGCAGCCCGTGCTTCATCTCCATGAAAACGTACCTTAGAAAAATCCGTCTCTACAATTCCAGGTTGAATAGTGGTCACCTTGATATCTGTAGCAATGGTATCAATCCTTAAGCCATCCGAAAAGGTTTTTACTGCAGCCTTGGTTGCTGAATAGACTGCTGCACCCGCATAGGCATAAATACCTGCGGTTGAACCCATGTTAATGATATGACCTTGATTGGCAGCTACCATGGAAGGCAAGAAACACCGCGTAACCGCCATCAATCCCTTGACATTGGTATCTAGCATGGTCAACATATCCAACTCCTCATAGTCCTGATATGGAGCTAAGCCTAAAGCAAGTCCAGCGTTATTAACTAAAACATCAATCGAACCTACTGCTTCAAGAATATCTGAACAAACCGTTTTAACCATTGTCATATCGGTTACATCTAGCTGAAAGGTCCAAACATTTTGATTCGGAAAGGCTTCTGCAAACTCTGCTTTTAGAGCTTCAAGTCTTTCTATTCGACGTCCTGTGAGAACAATATTTTCACCTTTTTCTAGATAGGCACGCGCAATTGCTTCACCAATACCTGATGTTGCACCTGTAATCACAACATTTTTTGCCATCTTATTTCCCTCAAGCAAAGATTATAAATCACTTTTAGTGATTAAGCAGTCCAGTGTGTAGCTGGGTCAAAGGGTGTTCCAACTACCTGGTCGTCTGACAATTCAATGACACCACGTTTTTGGGGAGCATTTGGCAAGGCAAGTTCACGAGGACTACACATCATCCCAAAACTCTTTTCCCCACGAAGTTCGCCTGGAAAAATGAGATTGCCTTTTGGCATCATAGCTCCAGGAAGAGCAACAATGGTTTTCAAACCAACACGTGCATTGGGAGCACCAGCAACGATTTGTACTGTCTTGTCATTCCCAACAGCAACTTGGCAGATATTGAGGTGGTCACTATCTGGATGCGCAACCATCTCTACAATCTCTCCAACGACAAATTTCGGTTCCTTGTCATTGATAATCTCTTCTGTAAATCCTTCTGCCTGCAATTCTTGGTTCAAACGTGCTACTTGCTCGTCAGTTAAAAATACTTGCCCGCGCTCAGCGATTTCAAACATGCTAGAAACTTCAAAAATGTTCCATGCGACAGTTTGACCAATTTCTTTTAGGAAAACACGCGCAATATTGCCTTTACGCTCAGCATCTAGCTTGGCGTCACCACTGTTTTTCACGATAACCATAAGGACATCGCCTACATATTCTTTATTGTATGTAAAAATCATTCTTTTCTCCTATTTCAAACTTGCTAAAAAGTCATTGATTTGCCCCTTGGTTTTACGGTCACGATCGACAAAGCGTCCAATTTCCTTGTCCTTGTCTAAAACAACAAGACTCGGAATCCCGTAAACATCCCAAAGTTTAGCAAGTTCCATGTACTCATCACGGTCTACTCGTATAAAAGTAAACTCTGGATTTGCCGCTTCAATCTCTGGCAAGGCGGGATAAATATAACGGCAATCGCCACACCAATCCGCAACAAAAAGGAAGACCTTCTTGCCATCCTGCTCTACTAAATTCGCTAATTCTTCTAAACCGTTAGGAGAAATCATAAGCCCTCCTCCTCGTAGATGAGATCTTCATCTTCAAAGACAAAGGTATAGTGACGACCATCTTCAAAAATGACACCGCCAACGAGACGCTCTAGGCTGCTTTCATATACTTGGACATAGAGAGTCGCAATTTCACCCATCTCTGAAAAGTAGTCACGCACAATCGCAGTCAACTCTTCTTGCGTCTTCATGAGCTTGTGCTCATCAGCTACTTTCTTTGCTCCAAAAGCAAGTGCTCCAAGACCTACTAATGCCAAACCTGTTTTAATGATATTTTTCGTTTTCATGCTAACATTGTAACACAAAAAGGTTCTAGGAACAATGAAAAAGGGAGTTGAACTCCCTTTTCTAATTCCTAAATTTTAATAATGTCTCTCACCAAACAAATCTTCTGGCAAATCATGGAAATCCTTACCTGCCTTGAAATTTTCAAACTTGCCTAGCAAAAACTGGTAGGCATCCAAGCGGCTTTCATAGCGAATCATGGCATCTTTAGCACGCTCATCTTGATCTTCTTCATAGACTTTTTGGCTTTCTTTGAGGGCCATTTCATTAATCATGATTTGAGTATTGACCCAGGCTTCAAATTCTTTCATAAATTCTTGTTCGTAACTCATCGTCTCTCCTTATTCTATTCCTCGATAGTAGTCTGTATCAATCTCACGGTAAGGCTGGATATCCTGAACATACTCCAAGACTCCTTGAAACTCTCCGTCTTCATCGTGTACCGCAGCATAGGTGATATGGACAAACTTGCCCCGTGACTCCGACTTGAACCACATCTCATACTTGTCTTTTTCCCCCTCACGAAGACCTTTCATAATGGCCTTTACCTTGTCAAGGTACTTGGGTGGGTGA
The window above is part of the Streptococcus sp. Marseille-Q6470 genome. Proteins encoded here:
- a CDS encoding response regulator transcription factor translates to MIKVMVADDQSLIRESLKIILSAHSDIEVVATVEDGNHVLSSIPQTHPDLILMDIRMPGMDGVLATKEVKEHYPDIKIIILTTFDDDEFIYSALKYGASGYLLKGTSTDELYEAIKVVYQGGAMINPNIASKVFQIFSQMAKSNFSITVDEDNVKDLSTTEWRIIQEIGYGESNKEIAAKLFLSEGTVRNYLSTILAKLNLRDRTQLAIWSVQTGVTRRDFSKGNTE
- a CDS encoding sensor histidine kinase, translated to MRKFRGVRYSLAILMVVNFIAVMLNSIIYLQATNYIIAQRQASLLLERLERIPFAPSTTFCLSAILFAGIALISMSRYRPQTSRWSIFDKRNILEILLMLLLMWVQNIAYNGIILLVFADIFYGSKELNTKRDRKYWFAFILVSFLMLLVTNSDVFSLFFPIPSLDTYIQFYPSSLRILAFFLKNSLYASNLVFFIISLLFYIMNVLAENHEVEEELAMVSKVNTELNNYMALSEKIAEDRERKRIAREIHDTLGHVLTGISAGLDAVGVLIDIDPNRAKEQVKNVSEVVREGIQDVRGSLNRLRPGALEGRTLKDALEKMIHEYQNLSNLQVDLIYEWVDVDMDVMIEDTIFRVIQESMTNAVRHGHASLMELHFFEDEADYIIELQDNGVGFETLTYGYGLKQMMERISILGGQLQFESRDGFFTRVSLPK
- a CDS encoding substrate-binding domain-containing protein translates to MKENKEKKELLKWLIKRILLMIPVVCILFWIFGRCQTSGIKDQTKIGVTYMTMNNEFYKSIHSEISRISDERGALVCVRDPELDEERQSQQIDDFCAQKVDVIVINPVKGDSQSILTALEKARKQGIKIIAVDTQLKNFKPDASIVSDNYQAGVLIAKELMKRSSSARVLLLEHKGTVSADTRIQGFKDTIEGHSSYQIVSELETKGQTEIAMPAVQNFLQSGVEIDTLVALNDRSAIGALAAIKEQGNSQSIAIYGIDGSPDMKSLLHSTDDVVGTVAQSPLKMGDRVMEVIQDISEGKSYTKEVTIPVEMMTKENIDQFDVNGWQ
- a CDS encoding single-stranded DNA-binding protein, with protein sequence MYNKVIMIGRLTSTPELHKTNNDKSVARATIAINRRFKDQNGEREADFINIVVWGKLAETLASYATKGSLISVDGELRTRKFEKNGQSNYVTEVLCTGFQLLESRAQRAMRENNAGQDLADLVLEEEELPF
- a CDS encoding SDR family NAD(P)-dependent oxidoreductase, with protein sequence MAKNVVITGATSGIGEAIARAYLEKGENIVLTGRRIERLEALKAEFAEAFPNQNVWTFQLDVTDMTMVKTVCSDILEAVGSIDVLVNNAGLALGLAPYQDYEELDMLTMLDTNVKGLMAVTRCFLPSMVAANQGHIINMGSTAGIYAYAGAAVYSATKAAVKTFSDGLRIDTIATDIKVTTIQPGIVETDFSKVRFHGDEARAATVYQGLEALQAQDIADAVVYVTSQPRRVQITDMTIMANQQATGFTIHRD
- a CDS encoding DUF4479 and tRNA-binding domain-containing protein produces the protein MIFTYNKEYVGDVLMVIVKNSGDAKLDAERKGNIARVFLKEIGQTVAWNIFEVSSMFEIAERGQVFLTDEQVARLNQELQAEGFTEEIINDKEPKFVVGEIVEMVAHPDSDHLNICQVAVGNDKTVQIVAGAPNARVGLKTIVALPGAMMPKGNLIFPGELRGEKSFGMMCSPRELALPNAPQKRGVIELSDDQVVGTPFDPATHWTA
- a CDS encoding thioredoxin family protein; translated protein: MISPNGLEELANLVEQDGKKVFLFVADWCGDCRYIYPALPEIEAANPEFTFIRVDRDEYMELAKLWDVYGIPSLVVLDKDKEIGRFVDRDRKTKGQINDFLASLK
- a CDS encoding DUF4651 domain-containing protein; protein product: MKTKNIIKTGLALVGLGALAFGAKKVADEHKLMKTQEELTAIVRDYFSEMGEIATLYVQVYESSLERLVGGVIFEDGRHYTFVFEDEDLIYEEEGL
- a CDS encoding DUF1912 family protein — encoded protein: MSYEQEFMKEFEAWVNTQIMINEMALKESQKVYEEDQDERAKDAMIRYESRLDAYQFLLGKFENFKAGKDFHDLPEDLFGERHY